A window of Burkholderia ubonensis contains these coding sequences:
- a CDS encoding Zn-dependent hydrolase, whose amino-acid sequence MNAVSEAAKRAALDPSIKIDGKRLWDSLMQMAKIGATPKGGVCRLALTDLDKAGRDLIVGWAKAAGCTVTVDQMGNVFMRREGRVPDAPPVVTGSHADSQPTGGRFDGIYGVLGGLEVIRSLNDYGIETEHPVEVVIWTNEEGSRFAPAMVASGVFAGVFSLDYGLSRKDVDGKTIGDELARIGYAGDVPCGGRPLHAAFELHIEQGPILEAEQKTIGVVTDAQGQRWYEITLTGQEAHAGPTPMPRRRDALLGASRVVDLVNRIGLDHAPFACATVGMMQVFPNSRNVIPGRVFFTVDFRHPDDAVLAQMDAALRDGVARIAGGIGLGTQLEQIFYYKPVAFDADCVGAVRAAADRFGYSHRDIVSGAGHDACYLAQVAPTSMVFVPCVDGISHNEIEDATPEWIEAGANVLLHAMLSRACEPAS is encoded by the coding sequence ATGAACGCGGTATCCGAAGCAGCGAAGCGGGCGGCACTCGACCCGTCGATCAAGATCGACGGCAAGCGTTTGTGGGACAGCCTGATGCAGATGGCGAAGATCGGCGCAACGCCGAAAGGCGGCGTCTGCCGTCTCGCCCTCACCGATCTGGACAAGGCTGGTCGCGACCTGATCGTCGGCTGGGCGAAAGCCGCCGGCTGCACGGTAACGGTCGACCAGATGGGAAACGTGTTCATGCGCCGCGAGGGCCGCGTGCCGGACGCGCCGCCCGTCGTTACCGGGTCGCATGCGGATTCGCAGCCGACAGGCGGCCGGTTCGACGGCATCTACGGCGTGCTGGGCGGGCTCGAAGTGATTCGCAGTCTTAATGACTACGGGATCGAGACCGAGCATCCGGTCGAAGTCGTGATCTGGACCAACGAGGAAGGCTCGCGCTTCGCGCCCGCGATGGTTGCGTCGGGCGTGTTCGCCGGCGTGTTCTCGCTCGACTACGGCCTGTCGCGCAAGGACGTCGACGGCAAGACGATCGGCGACGAGCTCGCGCGCATCGGTTATGCGGGCGACGTGCCGTGCGGCGGGCGTCCGCTGCACGCGGCGTTCGAGCTGCATATCGAACAGGGGCCGATTCTCGAAGCCGAGCAGAAGACGATCGGCGTCGTCACCGACGCGCAGGGGCAGCGCTGGTACGAAATCACGCTGACGGGACAGGAGGCACATGCCGGCCCGACGCCGATGCCGCGTCGCCGCGATGCGCTGCTGGGCGCGTCGCGCGTCGTCGATCTCGTCAACCGGATCGGGCTCGATCACGCGCCGTTCGCGTGCGCGACGGTCGGCATGATGCAGGTCTTTCCGAATTCGCGGAACGTGATCCCGGGGCGTGTGTTCTTCACAGTCGACTTCCGGCATCCGGACGACGCCGTGCTCGCGCAGATGGACGCCGCGCTGCGCGACGGCGTCGCACGCATCGCTGGCGGCATCGGTCTCGGCACGCAGCTCGAACAGATCTTCTATTACAAGCCTGTTGCATTCGATGCCGACTGCGTTGGGGCCGTGCGCGCCGCGGCCGATCGCTTCGGCTATTCGCATCGCGACATCGTGTCGGGCGCGGGCCACGACGCGTGCTATCTCGCACAGGTCGCGCCGACGTCGATGGTGTTCGTGCCATGCGTCGACGGCATCAGCCACAACGAGATCGAGGACGCGACGCCCGAATGGATCGAGGCAGGCGCGAACGTGCTGCTGCACGCGATGCTGTCGCGCGCGTGCGAACCCGCTTCATGA
- a CDS encoding TetR/AcrR family transcriptional regulator, which produces MKRDEAVTEAMESEATPTPLRRRKAHIRESNEAHLLACAEAVFAERGLEGASTAMIAERAGLPKANLHYYFPTKLALYRRVLEDLFEDWHRAANTFENSDDPVEAIGGYVRAKMELSRRRPLGSKVWANEIIHGAEHMQDILAQRVKPWFDTRVKVIDDWNARGLLAPIDAQALMYLIWATTQHYADFDAQIRALSGKRALTQKAFAEKTEQVVQLVIRACGAVSPNA; this is translated from the coding sequence ATGAAACGTGACGAAGCCGTAACCGAAGCGATGGAAAGCGAAGCAACGCCCACGCCTTTGCGGCGGCGCAAGGCACATATCCGGGAGTCGAATGAAGCGCATCTGCTTGCGTGCGCCGAAGCCGTGTTCGCGGAGCGCGGGCTCGAGGGCGCGAGCACGGCGATGATCGCCGAACGCGCGGGCCTGCCGAAGGCCAACCTGCATTACTACTTCCCGACGAAGCTGGCGCTGTACCGCCGGGTGCTCGAAGACCTGTTCGAGGACTGGCATCGGGCAGCCAACACGTTCGAGAACAGCGACGACCCGGTCGAAGCGATCGGCGGCTACGTGCGAGCGAAGATGGAGCTGTCGCGCCGGCGGCCGCTAGGCTCGAAGGTGTGGGCGAACGAGATCATCCACGGCGCGGAGCACATGCAGGACATCCTGGCGCAGCGCGTCAAGCCGTGGTTCGATACGCGCGTGAAGGTGATCGACGACTGGAACGCGCGCGGGCTGCTCGCACCGATCGACGCGCAGGCGCTGATGTATCTGATCTGGGCGACGACCCAGCATTACGCGGACTTCGATGCGCAGATCCGCGCGCTGAGCGGCAAGCGCGCGCTCACGCAGAAGGCGTTCGCGGAGAAGACCGAGCAAGTCGTACAGCTCGTGATTCGCGCGTGCGGCGCGGTGTCGCCGAACGCTTAG
- a CDS encoding acetyl-CoA C-acetyltransferase, translating into MTTQDPIVIVGTARTPMGGFQGDLAAATASELGAVAIRAALERAGVPAGQVDEIVFGCVLPAGQGQAPARQAALKAGLPLAAGATTVNKMCGSGMKAAMFAHDLLVAGSADVLVAGGMESMTNAPYLLPKARGGMRMGHGQVLDHMFLDGLEDAYDKGRLMGTFADECAAEYAFSRDAQDAFAIASLTRAQRAIAEGRFTSEIAPVTVKAGKTEAVVSIDEQPGKAKLDKIPTLKPAFREGGTVTAANSSSISDGAAALVLMRRSEAEKRGLTPKAVIVGHSTYADKPALFPTAPVGALRKLSEKTGWALRDVDLFEINEAFAVVAMAAMRDLDLPHDKVNVHGGACALGHPIGASGARVMVTLLAALETHGLRRGVASLCIGGGEATAIAIERIA; encoded by the coding sequence ATGACGACGCAGGACCCGATCGTAATCGTCGGCACGGCACGCACCCCGATGGGCGGTTTCCAGGGCGACCTGGCCGCCGCGACGGCGAGCGAGCTGGGCGCGGTGGCGATTCGCGCGGCGCTCGAACGCGCCGGCGTGCCGGCCGGCCAGGTGGACGAGATCGTCTTCGGCTGCGTGCTGCCCGCAGGGCAGGGACAGGCGCCGGCCCGGCAGGCGGCGCTGAAGGCGGGGCTGCCGCTCGCGGCGGGCGCGACCACGGTCAACAAGATGTGCGGCTCCGGGATGAAGGCCGCGATGTTCGCGCACGACCTGCTCGTCGCCGGCTCGGCCGACGTGCTCGTCGCGGGCGGCATGGAAAGCATGACCAACGCGCCGTACCTGCTGCCGAAGGCGCGCGGCGGGATGCGCATGGGCCACGGGCAGGTGCTCGACCACATGTTCCTCGACGGCCTCGAGGACGCGTACGACAAGGGCCGCCTGATGGGCACGTTCGCCGACGAATGCGCGGCCGAGTACGCGTTTTCGCGCGACGCGCAGGACGCGTTCGCGATCGCGTCGCTCACGCGCGCGCAACGCGCGATCGCGGAAGGACGCTTCACGTCGGAGATCGCGCCGGTGACCGTGAAGGCCGGCAAGACGGAAGCCGTCGTGTCGATCGACGAGCAGCCGGGCAAGGCGAAGCTCGACAAGATCCCGACGCTCAAGCCGGCGTTCCGCGAAGGCGGCACGGTGACGGCCGCGAATTCGTCGTCGATCTCGGACGGCGCCGCGGCGCTGGTGCTGATGCGCCGGTCGGAAGCGGAAAAGCGCGGCCTGACGCCGAAGGCGGTGATCGTCGGCCATTCGACTTATGCCGACAAGCCCGCACTGTTCCCGACGGCGCCGGTCGGCGCGCTGCGCAAGCTGTCGGAGAAGACCGGCTGGGCGCTGCGGGACGTCGACCTGTTCGAGATCAACGAAGCGTTCGCGGTGGTCGCGATGGCCGCGATGCGCGATCTCGACCTGCCGCACGACAAAGTCAACGTGCACGGCGGCGCGTGCGCGCTCGGCCACCCGATCGGCGCGTCCGGCGCGCGCGTGATGGTCACGCTGCTCGCGGCGCTCGAGACGCATGGGCTGCGGCGCGGCGTGGCGTCGCTCTGCATCGGCGGCGGCGAGGCGACGGCGATCGCGATCGAACGCATCGCATAA
- a CDS encoding 3-hydroxyacyl-CoA dehydrogenase has product MNIKDRVFMITGAGSGLGAAVARMVVEHGGKAVLLDVNDEAGARLARELGAAARFVKTDVTSEADGQAALAATLDAFGRIDGLVNCAGVAPGEKVVGRDGPHRLASFARAVSINLVGTFNMIRLAADAMSKQDADANGERGVIVNTASIAAFDGQIGQAAYAASKGGVVGMTLPVARELARFGIRVVTIAPGIFATPMMTGMPQVVQDSLGRSVPFPSRLGRPEEFAALVRHIAGNTMLNGEVIRLDGALRMAPR; this is encoded by the coding sequence ATGAACATCAAGGACCGTGTTTTCATGATTACGGGCGCCGGCTCCGGCCTCGGCGCGGCCGTGGCGCGCATGGTCGTCGAGCACGGCGGCAAGGCCGTGCTGCTCGACGTCAATGACGAGGCCGGCGCGCGCCTCGCACGCGAGCTCGGCGCGGCCGCGCGCTTCGTGAAGACCGACGTGACCAGCGAAGCCGACGGGCAGGCCGCGCTTGCCGCCACGCTCGACGCGTTCGGCCGGATCGACGGGCTCGTCAACTGCGCGGGCGTCGCGCCTGGCGAGAAGGTCGTCGGGCGCGACGGGCCGCACCGGCTCGCGAGCTTCGCGCGCGCGGTCTCGATCAACCTGGTCGGGACCTTCAACATGATCCGGCTGGCGGCCGACGCGATGTCGAAGCAGGACGCCGACGCGAACGGCGAGCGCGGCGTGATCGTCAACACCGCGTCGATCGCCGCGTTCGACGGGCAGATCGGGCAGGCGGCCTATGCGGCGTCGAAGGGCGGCGTGGTCGGCATGACGCTGCCGGTCGCGCGCGAGCTCGCGCGCTTCGGCATCCGCGTCGTGACGATCGCGCCGGGCATCTTCGCGACGCCGATGATGACCGGGATGCCGCAGGTCGTGCAGGACTCGCTGGGCCGGAGCGTGCCGTTTCCGTCGCGTCTCGGCCGCCCGGAGGAGTTCGCCGCGCTGGTGCGGCACATCGCCGGGAACACGATGCTGAACGGCGAAGTCATTCGACTCGACGGCGCGTTGCGGATGGCGCCGCGCTGA
- a CDS encoding acyl-CoA synthetase: MRNGATARAAPAYADAVAGFRIETAAAQLHGDLEQGLNACIECCDRHAAANPDAIALDWIDAGGRHSSYTFAQMLALSARVANLLVEQGVQPGDVVAGLLPRTPELVATILGVWRAGAVYQPLFTAFGPKAIEHRLRMSDAKLVVTNVANRGKLDELADCPRIATVREPGEALPAGDIDFLAALDAQPDAFEPVPRTGTDLFLMMSTSGTTGLPKGVPVPLHALLAFGAYMRDAVDLRADDRFWNIADPGWAYGLYYAITGPLLLGHATTLVEGGFSVDATYDVIERLGITSLAGSPTAYRLLMAAGPEAATRVKGKLRVVSSAGEPLNPEVIRWFDAELAAPIRDHYGQTELGMVVNNHHGLAHPVHPGSAGVAMPGYRVAVLDDAGRELGPNQPGVLAVDIARSPLLWFTGYWRQQTPAIAGGYYRTGDNVELEPDGSISFIGRADDVITSAGYRIGPFDVESALIEHPAVMEAAVIGVPDPERTEIVKAYVVLSDGHAGSPALADELSLHVKKRLSAHAYPRAVEFVDALPKTPSGKIQRFVLRKMEAEKAA, encoded by the coding sequence ATGCGCAATGGAGCAACCGCCCGGGCGGCGCCGGCCTACGCCGACGCCGTTGCCGGCTTCCGTATCGAGACGGCCGCCGCGCAGCTGCACGGCGACCTCGAGCAGGGTCTGAACGCCTGCATCGAATGCTGCGACCGCCATGCCGCGGCGAACCCCGACGCCATCGCGCTCGACTGGATCGACGCCGGCGGCCGACACAGCAGCTATACGTTCGCGCAGATGCTCGCGCTGTCGGCGCGCGTCGCGAACCTGCTGGTCGAACAGGGCGTGCAGCCCGGCGACGTCGTGGCCGGCCTGCTGCCGCGCACGCCCGAACTGGTCGCGACGATCCTCGGCGTGTGGCGCGCGGGCGCGGTCTACCAGCCGCTGTTCACGGCGTTCGGGCCGAAGGCGATCGAGCACCGGCTGCGCATGAGCGACGCGAAGCTGGTCGTGACCAACGTCGCGAACCGCGGCAAGCTCGATGAGTTGGCGGATTGCCCGCGAATCGCGACCGTGCGCGAACCGGGCGAGGCGCTCCCGGCCGGCGACATCGATTTCCTCGCCGCGCTCGATGCGCAGCCCGATGCATTCGAGCCCGTGCCGCGCACCGGCACGGACCTGTTCCTGATGATGTCGACGTCGGGCACGACCGGGCTGCCGAAGGGCGTGCCGGTGCCGCTGCACGCGTTGCTCGCGTTCGGCGCGTACATGCGCGACGCGGTGGACCTGCGCGCGGACGACCGATTCTGGAACATCGCGGACCCGGGCTGGGCCTACGGGCTCTATTACGCGATCACCGGGCCGCTGCTGCTCGGCCATGCGACGACGCTGGTCGAAGGCGGCTTCTCCGTCGACGCCACCTATGACGTGATCGAGCGGCTGGGCATCACCAGCCTCGCCGGCTCGCCGACCGCGTACCGGCTGCTGATGGCGGCCGGCCCCGAAGCTGCAACGCGCGTGAAGGGCAAGCTGCGCGTCGTGAGCAGCGCGGGCGAACCGCTGAATCCGGAAGTCATCCGCTGGTTCGACGCCGAGCTTGCCGCGCCGATTCGCGATCACTACGGGCAGACCGAGCTCGGCATGGTGGTGAACAACCATCACGGCCTCGCGCACCCGGTGCATCCCGGCTCGGCCGGCGTCGCGATGCCCGGCTACCGGGTCGCGGTGCTCGACGACGCGGGCCGCGAACTCGGGCCGAACCAGCCCGGCGTGCTCGCGGTCGACATCGCGCGCTCGCCGCTGCTGTGGTTCACCGGCTACTGGCGCCAGCAGACGCCGGCCATCGCCGGCGGCTATTACCGCACCGGCGACAACGTGGAGCTGGAGCCGGACGGCAGCATCAGCTTCATCGGCCGCGCGGACGACGTGATCACGTCCGCCGGCTACCGGATCGGGCCGTTCGACGTCGAAAGCGCGCTGATCGAGCATCCGGCCGTGATGGAGGCGGCCGTGATCGGCGTGCCCGATCCGGAGCGCACCGAGATCGTCAAGGCGTACGTCGTGCTGTCGGATGGCCACGCGGGCTCGCCGGCACTGGCCGACGAACTGAGCCTGCACGTGAAGAAGCGCCTGTCGGCGCATGCGTATCCGCGCGCGGTCGAATTCGTCGACGCGTTGCCGAAGACGCCGAGCGGCAAGATCCAGCGCTTCGTGCTGCGCAAGATGGAAGCCGAAAAGGCGGCTTGA
- a CDS encoding AraC family transcriptional regulator, which produces MAPQMISPGFVEDALECLHRQRIPAEPVLRAAGLRTAVREPVTPQQYGRLWLAIASAIDDEFFGLAARPMRRGSFALLCHAVLHAATLEQALRRALRFLRVVLDEPRGELVVADGQAQIVLTQAGAPYSAFAYRTFWLILLGLACWLIGRRIPLRRIDFACPSPDQRSDYHQFFGVPVHFDRPDSRLAFNAAYLSLPTIRSAQSLKTFLRGAPGNLLVRYRHDSGWVAKTRAHLKALPAAEWPNFDALAARLDMPPATLRRRLRSEGQSFAAIKDEMRSALAQALLRGHKLSVAEIAAELGFSEPSAFHRAFRKWTGKSPGAFRRDVNAVQLERGGG; this is translated from the coding sequence ATGGCGCCGCAGATGATTTCGCCCGGTTTCGTCGAGGATGCGCTCGAATGCCTGCACCGGCAACGCATCCCGGCCGAGCCGGTGCTGCGGGCAGCCGGACTCCGGACGGCAGTGCGCGAACCCGTCACGCCGCAGCAGTACGGACGGCTGTGGCTCGCTATCGCCAGCGCAATCGACGACGAATTCTTCGGGCTTGCGGCTCGACCGATGCGGCGCGGCAGCTTCGCGCTGCTGTGTCACGCGGTCCTGCATGCGGCCACGCTCGAGCAGGCGCTGCGGCGCGCGCTGCGGTTTCTGCGGGTGGTGCTCGACGAACCGCGCGGCGAGCTCGTCGTTGCCGACGGTCAGGCGCAGATCGTCCTCACGCAAGCGGGCGCGCCCTATTCGGCGTTCGCGTACCGCACGTTCTGGCTGATCCTGCTCGGGCTCGCGTGCTGGCTGATCGGGCGGCGCATTCCGTTGCGGCGCATCGATTTTGCGTGCCCGAGCCCGGACCAGCGCAGCGACTACCATCAATTCTTCGGTGTACCGGTGCATTTCGATCGCCCCGACAGCAGGCTTGCGTTCAATGCCGCGTATCTGTCGTTGCCGACGATCCGCTCCGCACAATCGCTGAAGACATTTCTGCGCGGCGCACCGGGGAACTTGCTGGTCCGTTACCGGCACGATAGCGGCTGGGTCGCGAAGACACGTGCGCACCTGAAAGCGTTACCAGCCGCCGAGTGGCCGAACTTCGACGCGCTGGCCGCGCGGCTCGACATGCCGCCGGCGACGCTGCGACGGCGCTTGCGCAGCGAAGGGCAGAGCTTCGCGGCGATCAAGGACGAGATGCGCAGTGCGCTGGCACAGGCGCTGCTGCGCGGACATAAGCTCAGTGTCGCGGAGATCGCAGCCGAACTCGGCTTCTCCGAGCCGAGCGCGTTTCATCGCGCGTTCCGCAAATGGACGGGGAAGAGTCCGGGGGCTTTCCGGCGCGATGTCAATGCGGTGCAGTTGGAGCGTGGAGGGGGTTGA
- a CDS encoding nuclear transport factor 2 family protein produces MNSAREIIEPYEIALRAAMLSNDVDALDTLLDDDLIFTIPTGQIISKHDDLAAHRAKLLRVDTLDLVEMRVQAIGEMIVTATTVVLAGDFDGTAFSGRFAYTRLWRPVGDRWRVAAGHASQISQA; encoded by the coding sequence ATGAATTCAGCTCGTGAAATCATTGAACCGTATGAAATCGCGCTCCGCGCGGCGATGCTGAGCAACGACGTCGACGCATTGGACACGCTGCTTGATGATGACCTGATTTTCACCATTCCGACGGGGCAGATCATTTCGAAACACGACGACCTGGCCGCGCATCGCGCGAAGCTGTTGCGCGTGGACACGCTGGATCTCGTGGAGATGCGGGTACAGGCAATCGGCGAGATGATCGTCACCGCGACAACGGTCGTGCTTGCCGGTGATTTCGACGGCACGGCGTTCAGCGGCAGGTTCGCCTACACGCGGCTGTGGCGCCCAGTAGGAGATCGTTGGCGCGTGGCCGCCGGACATGCATCGCAGATATCGCAAGCTTGA